A genomic window from Vagococcus sp. CY52-2 includes:
- a CDS encoding DeoR/GlpR family DNA-binding transcription regulator — MLTEERQEKILDELKAKKVIKVRELIEELGVSESTIRRDLQELEAEGWLIRIHGGAKLTFRLEPELTMKEKSFRNVQKKQEIVQYAASLIKEGDVVYIDAGTTTLELLSLIKVKNVSIVTNSVHHACVSTDLGFDTIIIGGNIRKNTTASVSQLGGEQLKRYFFDKAFMGANGVHPVYGLTTADPEEAMMKRTAIHQAQQVYFLVDDTKFDKLNFSQIESIDTGIIITNQLTKKQRSRYQGVATIKEVIK; from the coding sequence ATGTTGACTGAAGAAAGACAAGAAAAAATTTTAGATGAATTAAAAGCAAAAAAGGTCATAAAAGTTCGAGAATTAATTGAAGAACTTGGGGTGTCTGAATCCACAATTCGTCGAGATTTACAGGAATTAGAGGCAGAAGGTTGGCTAATCCGAATTCACGGTGGGGCAAAGTTAACATTTCGTTTAGAACCAGAATTAACGATGAAGGAAAAATCTTTCAGAAACGTTCAAAAGAAACAAGAAATTGTTCAGTATGCGGCATCATTAATAAAAGAAGGCGATGTTGTTTATATTGATGCTGGCACGACAACCTTGGAATTATTATCACTTATAAAAGTAAAAAATGTGTCAATCGTAACAAATTCCGTGCATCATGCGTGCGTTTCGACTGATTTAGGTTTCGACACGATTATAATCGGTGGAAATATTAGAAAGAACACAACAGCATCAGTGAGTCAGCTTGGTGGCGAGCAATTGAAACGGTATTTTTTTGATAAGGCTTTCATGGGTGCGAATGGCGTTCACCCAGTTTATGGATTAACGACAGCTGACCCAGAAGAAGCCATGATGAAACGAACAGCGATTCATCAAGCACAACAAGTTTATTTTTTAGTTGATGATACAAAGTTTGATAAGCTAAATTTTTCTCAAATCGAGTCAATTGATACAGGGATTATCATAACGAATCAGTTAACAAAGAAACAACGCTCACGGTATCAAGGGGTTGCAACAATAAAGGAGGTAATAAAATGA
- a CDS encoding fructose-specific PTS transporter subunit EIIC: MKINDLLVKDCMILDLKATDKKSAITEMVNKLYETGRIDDKEVFEEGILAREAQTTTGLGDGIAMPHAKNKAVVKPTVLFARSKAGLDYEALDGQPTYLFFMIAAPEGANDTHLQALASLSRLLLNPGMIADLKEANTPDEVLSIVDKAEKKLDEEEKEVVEEVEDAPFVVAVTACPTGIAHTYMAEDALKNKAKEMGINIKVETNGSEGVKHKLTDEEIARATGVIVAADKNVEMARFEGKKLVNRPVSDGIKKTEELLRLATDGSASVYHHSSSRNEESSEETTSGSVGAKIYKDLMNGVSHMLPFVIGGGIAIALAFLIDQMMGVPQNQLSQLGTYHPIAAYFKTIGDTAFGFMLPVLAGFIASSIADRPGLVVGFAAGAMSASGVAFGQLTDTIPSGFLGALVGGFLAGYVIVFLKYIFKGLPKALDGIKSILFYPVFGLLITGFLMLFINIPMSAINNGLNNFLANLSGGNAALLGALLASMMVIDMGGPINKAAYLFGTGTLAATVESGGSVVMASVMAGGMVPPLAIFIAIMLFKNQFTKKEQESALPNLIMGFSFITEGAIPFAASDPLRMIPSFVIGAAVTGGLVGSLGIKLMAPHGGIFVIALVSNPLMYLLFIILGAFISALVLGTLLKRKHAKANA, translated from the coding sequence ATGAAAATTAATGACTTGTTAGTTAAAGATTGTATGATCTTGGACTTAAAAGCCACTGATAAAAAAAGTGCCATCACAGAGATGGTAAACAAATTGTATGAAACAGGCCGTATTGATGATAAAGAAGTGTTTGAAGAAGGGATTCTAGCTAGAGAAGCACAAACAACAACAGGTTTAGGTGACGGAATCGCCATGCCTCATGCTAAAAATAAAGCGGTAGTTAAACCAACTGTTTTATTCGCTAGAAGCAAAGCAGGCTTAGATTATGAAGCATTAGATGGGCAACCAACTTATTTATTCTTTATGATTGCGGCTCCAGAAGGCGCAAATGATACCCATTTACAAGCATTAGCTAGTCTTTCTCGTTTATTACTAAATCCAGGAATGATTGCTGATTTGAAAGAAGCCAATACACCTGATGAAGTATTATCAATTGTTGATAAAGCAGAGAAAAAATTAGACGAAGAAGAAAAAGAAGTCGTTGAAGAAGTAGAAGATGCCCCATTTGTTGTGGCTGTTACTGCTTGTCCAACAGGTATTGCTCATACTTATATGGCAGAAGATGCATTGAAAAACAAAGCAAAAGAAATGGGTATTAACATTAAAGTTGAGACAAACGGTTCTGAAGGGGTTAAACACAAATTAACTGATGAAGAAATCGCAAGAGCAACAGGTGTTATTGTCGCAGCTGACAAAAATGTTGAAATGGCTCGTTTTGAAGGTAAAAAATTAGTTAACCGTCCAGTAAGTGATGGAATCAAGAAAACAGAAGAATTACTTCGTTTAGCAACTGACGGTAGTGCCTCTGTTTATCACCACTCATCAAGTAGAAATGAAGAATCCAGCGAAGAAACAACGTCAGGTTCAGTTGGAGCTAAAATCTACAAAGATTTAATGAACGGTGTTAGTCACATGTTACCATTTGTTATCGGTGGTGGGATTGCGATTGCTTTAGCCTTCCTAATCGACCAAATGATGGGTGTGCCACAAAATCAATTAAGTCAATTAGGGACGTATCATCCAATTGCGGCTTACTTTAAAACTATTGGGGACACTGCATTTGGTTTCATGTTACCAGTTTTAGCTGGATTTATTGCGTCAAGTATTGCTGATCGACCAGGTTTGGTTGTTGGTTTTGCTGCAGGTGCTATGTCAGCAAGTGGGGTGGCATTTGGTCAATTAACTGACACTATTCCTTCAGGTTTCTTGGGAGCTTTAGTTGGTGGTTTCCTTGCCGGTTATGTAATTGTTTTCTTGAAATATATCTTTAAAGGCTTACCAAAAGCATTAGATGGGATTAAATCTATCTTGTTCTATCCAGTGTTTGGGTTATTGATTACCGGATTTTTAATGTTATTTATTAATATTCCAATGTCTGCTATTAATAATGGATTGAATAACTTCTTAGCTAACCTTTCAGGTGGAAATGCGGCGTTATTAGGAGCGTTACTTGCAAGTATGATGGTTATTGATATGGGTGGACCAATCAACAAAGCAGCTTACTTATTTGGTACAGGAACACTTGCAGCAACTGTTGAAAGTGGTGGTAGTGTGGTGATGGCATCCGTTATGGCGGGTGGTATGGTTCCACCGTTAGCAATCTTTATTGCGATTATGTTATTTAAAAATCAATTTACTAAAAAAGAACAAGAATCAGCATTACCAAACTTAATCATGGGATTCTCATTTATAACTGAAGGAGCTATTCCATTTGCTGCATCTGACCCATTACGTATGATTCCAAGTTTTGTGATTGGAGCTGCTGTTACAGGTGGTTTAGTTGGGTCATTAGGAATTAAATTAATGGCGCCACATGGTGGTATCTTCGTTATTGCATTAGTAAGTAATCCATTAATGTATCTATTATTCATTATTTTAGGAGCGTTCATTAGTGCCCTTGTTTTAGGAACATTACTTAAGAGAAAACATGCAAAAGCAAATGCTTAA
- the pfkB gene encoding 1-phosphofructokinase, giving the protein MIYALTLNPAIDYVISVPGFEEGKLNKTTKEYKFPGGKGINVSRVLSQLGVQSQNLGFIGGFTGKFIEEQLINHGLQNNFIHVSGDTRINIKLKGEEETEINGLGPSIKQEDLDDLNVQISSLTPEDWLILSGSLPMGVPKDIYVTLSKMAHEQNVPFVVDISDASLFDVLQYKPSLIKPNEHELADLYNVEFKTFEDMLPYGEKLVQQGARNVIISMGANGAVLFNGTGIYRAKGLTGTLVNSVGSGDSVVAGFVSQLSQGSDAVEAFKTGIACGSATAFSADLATAEEIKHQLSRVEIDVLKEY; this is encoded by the coding sequence ATGATTTATGCATTAACATTAAATCCAGCTATTGACTATGTGATTAGCGTACCAGGATTTGAAGAAGGTAAGTTGAATAAAACGACGAAAGAGTACAAATTTCCAGGTGGTAAAGGAATTAATGTCTCAAGAGTATTGTCACAACTAGGTGTCCAATCTCAAAATCTTGGTTTTATTGGTGGGTTTACAGGTAAATTTATTGAAGAGCAGTTAATCAATCATGGTCTGCAAAATAACTTTATCCATGTATCAGGTGACACACGAATTAACATCAAATTAAAAGGTGAAGAAGAGACTGAGATTAATGGTTTAGGACCTTCTATTAAACAAGAAGATTTAGATGATTTGAATGTCCAAATCAGTAGTTTAACACCAGAAGATTGGTTGATTTTATCAGGCAGCTTACCAATGGGCGTGCCAAAAGATATTTATGTCACATTATCAAAAATGGCACATGAACAAAATGTTCCATTTGTAGTAGATATTAGTGATGCTAGTCTGTTCGATGTATTACAGTACAAACCATCATTAATTAAGCCAAACGAACATGAATTAGCCGATTTATACAATGTTGAGTTTAAAACATTTGAAGACATGTTGCCTTACGGGGAAAAATTAGTTCAACAAGGTGCTAGAAATGTGATTATCTCAATGGGTGCCAATGGAGCTGTCTTATTTAATGGAACAGGTATTTATCGTGCCAAAGGATTAACAGGAACATTAGTTAATTCAGTAGGATCAGGAGATTCTGTTGTTGCAGGGTTTGTTAGTCAGCTAAGTCAAGGTAGTGATGCTGTAGAGGCATTTAAAACAGGGATTGCGTGTGGAAGCGCGACAGCATTTAGTGCCGATTTAGCGACAGCTGAAGAAATTAAACACCAGTTATCACGTGTTGAAATTGACGTTTTAAAAGAATACTAG
- the arcC gene encoding carbamate kinase has translation MEQKIVVALGGNAILSDDASAQAQQQALIQTSKYLVALVKQGFKLIISHGNGPQVGNLLLQQQAADSPSNPALPLDTCVAMTQGSIGYWLSNAMANELRDANIQKDVAALLTQVVVDENDPAFKNPTKPIGPFLTEEQAKEEEEKTGSVFKEDAGRGWRKVVASPKPIDICEADSINTLVNNDVITISCGGGGIPVVGSNLKGVEAVIDKDFASEKLAHLVEADMFVILTGVDNVYINYGKENEEKLTNVTVADLEKYKLEGHFAPGSMLPKIEAAIQFAKNNPGKQAVITSLECLGEFNGSNSVGTIVTL, from the coding sequence ATGGAACAAAAAATCGTTGTAGCTTTAGGAGGCAATGCGATTCTATCCGATGATGCTAGTGCACAAGCACAACAACAAGCATTGATTCAAACATCAAAATACCTAGTAGCTTTAGTTAAGCAAGGTTTTAAATTAATTATCTCACATGGTAATGGTCCACAAGTAGGAAATCTGTTATTACAACAACAAGCAGCAGATTCACCAAGTAATCCTGCATTACCACTTGATACATGTGTGGCAATGACTCAAGGAAGTATTGGATATTGGTTGTCAAATGCTATGGCAAATGAATTAAGAGATGCAAATATTCAAAAAGATGTGGCAGCATTATTAACTCAAGTTGTTGTAGATGAAAATGATCCAGCATTTAAAAACCCAACAAAACCAATTGGCCCCTTCTTAACAGAAGAACAAGCAAAAGAAGAAGAGGAAAAAACTGGTTCAGTATTCAAAGAAGATGCTGGTAGAGGTTGGCGTAAAGTGGTTGCTAGTCCGAAACCTATTGATATTTGTGAAGCAGACTCAATCAACACTTTAGTAAATAATGATGTTATCACAATTTCTTGTGGTGGTGGAGGAATTCCAGTTGTTGGAAGCAACTTAAAAGGAGTTGAAGCAGTTATCGATAAAGATTTTGCATCAGAAAAATTAGCACATCTTGTCGAAGCTGACATGTTTGTTATTTTGACAGGTGTCGATAATGTTTATATTAACTATGGTAAAGAAAATGAAGAAAAATTAACGAATGTCACTGTTGCTGATTTAGAAAAATACAAATTAGAAGGTCATTTTGCACCGGGTAGTATGTTACCAAAAATTGAAGCGGCTATTCAATTTGCAAAAAATAATCCAGGTAAACAAGCAGTGATTACCTCATTAGAATGCTTAGGCGAGTTTAATGGATCAAATTCTGTCGGAACAATCGTTACACTATAA
- a CDS encoding YfcC family protein has protein sequence MAETKQKKQKKQLTSFSILFIIIIVLGIITKLLNGQTFTPQMIDGGKEMIDHVVGATVSDVVMAPFNGFKEAIDICVFILVLGGFLNIVTSTGALEAGIQNVVKKLKGNEIVIIVILMILFSIGGSTYGMSEETIPFYALLGATMVASGFDSIVTVGTILLGSGSGVIGSTVNPFSTGTAMDALKGIGIQPNVGVILGVGTVLWITTTAFSIYIVTGYAKKVKADKGSSILSLQEREEMEETYGQKGTTELEFTKKHKTVLMLFAVTFVVMIVSLIPWQDFGIKIFDGWTAVLTGNSFGEWYFGDLAMWFFIMAVIIAVVNKIPEKDIVNEFVAGCADMLSVVLIIVVARGASVLMSTTHLDLLILDRAANMLKDLSPVLFVIGAFVLYLFLSFLIPSTSGLAYVSIPVMGALAKEVGLSPDVMVMIFASGCGLVNLITPTSGVVMGGLEISKVNYATWVKFITKPLIIMTIINLIILIGAMLIFS, from the coding sequence ATGGCTGAGACAAAACAGAAAAAGCAAAAAAAACAACTAACTTCATTTAGTATTTTGTTTATTATTATCATTGTATTAGGTATTATCACAAAGTTATTAAATGGCCAAACATTTACGCCACAAATGATTGATGGCGGAAAAGAAATGATTGATCATGTTGTTGGGGCAACAGTGTCAGATGTTGTCATGGCACCATTTAATGGATTTAAAGAAGCAATTGACATTTGCGTGTTTATTTTAGTATTGGGTGGTTTTTTAAATATTGTAACATCAACAGGGGCTCTTGAAGCCGGAATTCAAAATGTTGTAAAAAAATTAAAAGGTAATGAAATCGTTATTATTGTTATTTTGATGATATTATTCTCAATCGGTGGATCAACTTATGGTATGAGTGAAGAAACGATTCCATTTTATGCTTTGCTTGGAGCAACGATGGTTGCTTCGGGGTTTGACTCCATTGTGACAGTAGGAACGATTCTTTTAGGATCTGGCTCAGGAGTAATTGGATCAACTGTCAACCCATTCTCAACCGGTACAGCGATGGATGCGTTAAAAGGGATAGGCATTCAACCGAATGTCGGTGTTATCCTAGGCGTGGGTACTGTTTTGTGGATTACAACTACTGCGTTTTCTATCTATATTGTGACTGGTTATGCGAAAAAAGTAAAAGCAGATAAAGGTTCTTCCATTTTATCTCTTCAAGAACGAGAAGAAATGGAAGAAACTTATGGTCAAAAAGGAACTACTGAATTAGAATTTACCAAAAAACATAAAACTGTTTTGATGTTATTTGCTGTAACGTTTGTTGTCATGATTGTATCATTAATTCCTTGGCAAGACTTTGGTATTAAGATTTTTGATGGTTGGACAGCGGTTCTTACAGGTAATAGTTTTGGTGAATGGTACTTTGGTGATTTGGCAATGTGGTTCTTTATTATGGCAGTCATCATTGCTGTTGTTAATAAAATTCCAGAAAAAGATATTGTTAACGAATTTGTTGCAGGGTGTGCAGACATGTTATCTGTTGTATTAATCATCGTTGTTGCTCGTGGAGCGTCAGTATTGATGTCTACTACCCACCTAGATTTATTAATTTTAGACCGTGCGGCAAATATGTTAAAAGATTTATCTCCAGTATTATTTGTCATTGGGGCATTTGTATTGTACTTATTCTTGTCATTCCTTATTCCATCTACCTCAGGATTAGCGTATGTATCAATTCCAGTTATGGGAGCGTTAGCTAAAGAAGTTGGATTAAGCCCAGATGTTATGGTAATGATTTTTGCTTCAGGGTGTGGGTTGGTTAACTTAATCACACCAACATCAGGTGTTGTTATGGGAGGATTGGAAATCTCTAAAGTTAATTATGCAACTTGGGTGAAATTTATAACAAAACCATTGATAATTATGACGATTATAAATCTAATTATTTTAATTGGGGCAATGCTTATTTTTAGTTAG
- the argS gene encoding arginine--tRNA ligase: MDFKEMIAKDLAAVLGEQLSYEEILNLIEKPKMSSHGDYSFPVFSLSKIQRKAPNVIAEELSKEIDTKNYEQITPMGGYINFFLKKSEVSNAVLNEVVSEKNHYGDSTLGQEKNVVIDMSSPNIAKPMSMGHLRSTVIGNSLAELADKVGYTPVKINHVGDWGTQFGKLIVAYKKWGDEAKVKENPISELLALYVHFHEEAEKYPELDDQAREWFKKLEDGDTEAIELWTWFREESLKEFQKVYDMLGIEFDSYNGEAFYNDKMQPVIDRLLEKELLVSDDGADIVNLEKYDLNPALIRKSDGATLYITRDLAAAMYRKENYDFDESIYVVGNEQSIHFKQLKAVLKEMGYEWSDDIKHIPFGLITSNGKKLSTRKGNVILLEEVLNEAINATQNIINEKNPTLENKEEVAHQVGVGAVVFHDLKNDRLNNFDFNLDHIIQFEGETGPYVQYTRSRCESILRKADWIAPTSEANYSLSDDESWEVVKALYNFPNKVQEAYRKYEPSVVAKYVIDLAQKFNKYYSKTKILEDNSQKDARLALVYSVSVVLKEGLRLLGIQSPDNM, translated from the coding sequence ATGGATTTTAAAGAAATGATTGCTAAAGATTTAGCAGCAGTACTAGGTGAGCAATTGAGTTATGAGGAAATCTTAAACCTAATTGAAAAACCTAAAATGAGTAGCCATGGGGATTATTCTTTCCCAGTGTTTTCTTTATCTAAAATTCAAAGGAAAGCACCAAATGTCATTGCAGAAGAATTATCAAAAGAAATTGACACAAAAAATTACGAACAAATTACTCCAATGGGAGGGTATATCAACTTCTTCCTTAAAAAATCAGAAGTGAGTAACGCAGTGTTAAATGAAGTAGTATCTGAAAAAAATCATTATGGTGATTCAACTTTGGGTCAAGAGAAAAATGTTGTCATTGATATGTCTTCACCAAATATTGCGAAACCAATGTCAATGGGGCATTTACGTTCAACAGTTATTGGAAATTCATTAGCCGAATTAGCTGACAAAGTGGGTTATACACCTGTTAAAATCAATCACGTTGGTGACTGGGGAACACAATTTGGTAAATTAATTGTGGCTTATAAAAAATGGGGAGACGAAGCAAAAGTCAAAGAAAACCCAATTAGTGAGTTACTTGCTTTATATGTTCATTTCCATGAAGAAGCCGAAAAATACCCTGAACTTGATGACCAAGCACGTGAATGGTTTAAAAAGCTAGAAGATGGTGATACTGAAGCTATCGAATTATGGACATGGTTCCGTGAAGAATCACTAAAAGAATTCCAAAAAGTATATGATATGTTAGGGATTGAGTTTGATTCATATAATGGTGAAGCCTTCTACAATGATAAAATGCAACCAGTTATAGATAGGTTACTTGAGAAAGAATTATTAGTTTCTGATGATGGTGCAGATATTGTAAATCTTGAAAAATATGACTTGAATCCAGCGTTGATTAGAAAATCAGACGGCGCAACACTTTATATTACACGTGATTTAGCGGCAGCTATGTATCGTAAAGAAAATTATGATTTCGACGAATCAATTTATGTTGTAGGAAACGAGCAATCTATTCATTTTAAACAATTAAAAGCTGTGCTAAAAGAGATGGGTTACGAGTGGTCAGATGACATTAAACATATTCCATTTGGCTTGATTACATCAAATGGTAAAAAGTTATCGACACGTAAAGGAAATGTTATTCTGTTGGAAGAAGTGTTGAATGAAGCCATTAATGCAACACAAAACATTATCAATGAAAAGAATCCAACATTAGAAAACAAAGAAGAAGTAGCACATCAAGTGGGTGTTGGGGCAGTTGTGTTCCATGACCTTAAAAATGATCGTCTAAATAATTTTGACTTCAACCTAGACCATATTATCCAGTTTGAGGGAGAAACAGGACCATACGTCCAGTATACTCGTTCAAGATGTGAAAGTATTTTAAGAAAAGCCGACTGGATCGCTCCAACTAGTGAGGCAAATTACTCACTATCAGATGATGAATCATGGGAAGTTGTGAAAGCTTTATATAATTTCCCAAATAAAGTACAAGAAGCTTATCGTAAATATGAGCCTTCTGTAGTGGCTAAATACGTGATCGATTTAGCTCAAAAATTTAATAAGTATTATTCAAAAACAAAAATCTTAGAAGATAACAGTCAAAAAGATGCACGCCTTGCTTTAGTCTATTCAGTATCCGTTGTACTTAAAGAAGGATTGCGTTTACTTGGTATTCAATCACCAGATAACATGTAA
- the gshAB gene encoding bifunctional glutamate--cysteine ligase GshA/glutathione synthetase GshB, whose amino-acid sequence MKSLQTYLTDERIQSVLSGFKIGLEKESQRVDANGELATTDHPSSLGSRSFHPYIQTDFSETQTELITQVFDTDQGAIEQLEALHDVVMRSMEDGERLWPISMPPDLPEDDRDIKIAKLEHQGDINYRRYLAKVYGKRKQMVSGIHYNFEFSHDLLMSLFQLQTDYTDFVAFRTDVYLKVSRQYLRYRWLITYLFGASPFADKRYFTDKEPEQPVRSIRNSEYGYTNRPEIAVSYQTIDQYVSDLEELVDKGELIETKEFYSSVRLRGSDKVEELLTRGVSYIEIRNIDLDPFERIGISKETLRFLHLFLLTLLFLDEESTDATHMLDLGTEYNNKVSLEHPLDKTFLHEEGSWLLEKMTELNEQLTTPFDCTELLNEMKHVMDYPTKTLAGQMLELMAEKSWTNEDLGRYFADLYYDEAFAKPYQLAGYRDMELSTQIFMFDAIQKGVKVDVLDRTDQFLKLSLNGQVEYVKNANMTSRDSYVVPLMMENKTVTKKVLDKAGFHVPLGKEFSTVDEALISYPIFKDSAIVVKPKTTNYGLGISIFKDGATKEDYDEAVRIAFSEDNSILVEEFLPGTEYRFFVLDGKTRAVMLRTPANVLGDGEHTVEELVAEKNKDSLRGTHHRAPLEKIQLGDIEQLMLKEQKLTKSSIPEKNQRVYLRENSNVSTGGDSLDVTEEMSEHYKQIAESAVEALGAKICGIDLIIPDSSINGNKEDGQTYGIIEANFNPAMHMHIYPYAGAGQRLTMDVLLLLYPELKK is encoded by the coding sequence ATGAAAAGTTTACAAACATATTTAACAGATGAAAGAATCCAATCCGTTCTTTCTGGTTTTAAAATAGGATTAGAAAAAGAAAGTCAGCGTGTCGATGCTAATGGTGAATTGGCAACAACTGATCATCCGTCTTCTTTAGGAAGTCGTAGTTTTCATCCATACATCCAAACTGATTTTAGTGAAACACAAACTGAATTAATCACTCAAGTGTTTGATACAGATCAAGGTGCTATCGAGCAATTAGAAGCCTTACATGACGTTGTGATGCGTTCGATGGAAGATGGCGAGAGATTGTGGCCAATTAGTATGCCACCTGATTTACCAGAAGATGATCGTGATATTAAAATTGCAAAATTAGAACATCAAGGAGATATTAACTACCGTCGTTACTTAGCGAAAGTCTATGGTAAGAGAAAACAAATGGTGAGTGGTATTCATTATAATTTTGAGTTCTCACATGATTTATTAATGAGTTTGTTCCAATTGCAAACAGATTACACTGACTTTGTGGCGTTTAGAACGGATGTTTACTTAAAAGTATCTCGTCAATATTTACGCTATCGTTGGTTAATTACCTATTTATTTGGTGCAAGTCCGTTTGCTGATAAAAGATATTTTACAGATAAAGAACCAGAACAACCTGTTCGTAGTATTAGAAATAGCGAGTATGGTTATACAAATCGGCCAGAGATTGCTGTGTCCTATCAAACAATTGATCAATATGTATCTGATTTAGAAGAATTAGTAGATAAGGGTGAGTTAATCGAAACGAAAGAATTTTATTCGTCTGTTCGTTTACGTGGCAGTGATAAAGTAGAGGAACTTTTAACTCGTGGTGTAAGTTATATTGAAATTCGAAATATTGACTTAGATCCATTTGAACGTATTGGTATTTCAAAAGAAACATTGAGGTTCTTGCACTTGTTCTTACTAACACTATTGTTCTTAGATGAAGAATCAACAGATGCGACTCATATGTTAGATTTAGGAACTGAGTATAACAATAAAGTGTCATTAGAGCATCCTTTAGATAAGACCTTTTTACATGAAGAAGGATCTTGGTTGCTAGAAAAAATGACCGAATTAAACGAGCAATTAACGACACCATTTGACTGTACGGAGTTACTTAATGAAATGAAACATGTTATGGATTATCCGACTAAAACATTAGCAGGACAAATGTTAGAATTAATGGCAGAAAAAAGTTGGACAAACGAAGACTTAGGTCGTTATTTTGCTGATTTATATTATGATGAAGCATTTGCTAAACCATATCAGTTAGCTGGTTACCGAGACATGGAATTATCAACACAAATTTTTATGTTTGATGCGATACAAAAAGGTGTCAAAGTTGATGTGTTAGATAGAACAGATCAGTTTTTAAAGTTATCATTAAACGGGCAAGTTGAGTATGTTAAAAATGCGAATATGACGAGTCGTGATTCTTATGTTGTCCCTCTTATGATGGAGAATAAAACAGTCACTAAAAAAGTATTAGATAAAGCAGGATTTCATGTTCCTTTAGGAAAAGAATTCTCAACAGTAGATGAGGCGCTTATTTCTTATCCGATTTTTAAAGATAGTGCGATTGTTGTCAAACCTAAAACAACGAATTATGGTTTAGGTATTTCTATTTTCAAAGATGGTGCGACAAAGGAAGATTATGATGAAGCGGTTCGAATTGCATTTAGTGAAGACAATAGCATTTTAGTTGAAGAATTTCTTCCAGGTACTGAATATCGTTTCTTTGTATTAGATGGAAAAACACGTGCGGTTATGTTGCGAACACCAGCTAATGTCCTTGGTGATGGGGAACATACTGTTGAAGAATTGGTAGCTGAAAAAAATAAAGATAGTCTACGTGGGACGCACCATAGAGCGCCTTTAGAAAAAATTCAGTTAGGTGATATTGAACAGCTGATGTTGAAAGAACAAAAATTGACTAAATCAAGCATTCCTGAAAAAAATCAACGTGTCTACCTTCGTGAAAATTCAAATGTCAGTACAGGTGGCGATTCACTAGATGTGACAGAAGAGATGAGTGAACATTATAAACAGATAGCTGAGTCTGCTGTAGAAGCATTAGGAGCTAAAATATGTGGTATTGATTTAATTATTCCTGATAGTTCAATCAATGGGAATAAGGAAGATGGACAAACGTATGGGATTATTGAAGCAAATTTCAACCCAGCAATGCATATGCATATTTACCCTTATGCCGGTGCAGGACAACGACTCACGATGGATGTGTTGTTGTTATTATATCCAGAACTAAAAAAATAA
- a CDS encoding Crp/Fnr family transcriptional regulator, with translation MSVEKEISTQYREFQYLSAQDITKLNDVCLVRHYKKGQVLFYPGDERNHVFFLKSGVIRLEKIDNTDSFSCLDFVKPKTIIPKIGLFSDAKYFLSCVAYSDIDIVLIPTKTYEEIIGKNSSQLIQLVNDQSEIMKLQIIKVQKSNMSNSYYRVVTTLAIIFKNLGEVQYPIKIVTVPYPITISDIAKSSGTTRETASGVIKQLIKEKKIKYNRKYFSFLDIDFFKKILTD, from the coding sequence ATGAGTGTAGAAAAAGAAATTAGTACGCAATATAGAGAATTTCAATACTTATCAGCACAAGATATAACGAAATTAAATGATGTCTGTTTAGTTCGCCATTATAAAAAAGGACAAGTTTTATTTTATCCAGGCGATGAACGTAATCATGTTTTCTTCTTAAAATCAGGTGTTATACGGTTAGAAAAAATAGATAACACAGATTCTTTTTCTTGTTTAGATTTTGTGAAGCCTAAAACCATAATCCCTAAGATTGGTTTATTTAGTGATGCAAAATATTTTTTGTCCTGTGTCGCCTATTCAGATATTGATATTGTCTTGATTCCAACTAAAACTTATGAAGAGATTATTGGGAAAAATAGTTCGCAACTTATCCAATTAGTAAATGATCAATCAGAAATTATGAAACTTCAAATAATTAAGGTACAAAAAAGTAACATGAGTAATTCGTATTACAGAGTAGTTACTACACTGGCTATTATTTTTAAAAATTTAGGTGAGGTTCAGTACCCTATAAAAATAGTGACTGTTCCTTATCCTATTACAATTAGTGATATAGCAAAGTCAAGTGGAACGACCAGAGAAACAGCCAGTGGTGTCATTAAACAATTGATAAAAGAAAAAAAAATAAAATATAACAGAAAGTATTTTAGTTTCTTAGATATTGATTTCTTCAAAAAGATTCTAACCGATTAA